A stretch of Henckelia pumila isolate YLH828 chromosome 4, ASM3356847v2, whole genome shotgun sequence DNA encodes these proteins:
- the LOC140860493 gene encoding non-specific lipid-transfer protein 2-like, translating to MKKSAANIVAFCCLVVALVYGAKETSAVDCEVWELSPCKAAVEGSGVPSAECCVKMKEQEPCLCLYFRIRNPLAEFYFKSPNGRKVAAACGVTFPTYCLH from the coding sequence ATGAAGAAATCTGCTGCCAATATTGTTGCTTTCTGCTGCCTGGTGGTGGCGCTGGTCTACGGAGCAAAAGAAACAAGTGCCGTAGACTGCGAGGTGTGGGAGCTCAGCCCGTGCAAGGCGGCGGTAGAAGGCTCCGGCGTCCCATCGGCCGAATGTTGCGTGAAGATGAAAGAGCAGGAGCCGTGCCTCTGCTTATACTTCCGCATAAGGAATCCACTCGCcgagttttattttaaatcacCCAACGGCCGCAAAGTTGCTGCCGCGTGCGGCGTCACCTTCCCAACATATTGCCTTCATTAA